The following proteins are encoded in a genomic region of Glycine max cultivar Williams 82 chromosome 18, Glycine_max_v4.0, whole genome shotgun sequence:
- the LOC113000178 gene encoding uncharacterized protein codes for MHGGQSRTTRFQLSKALFRSSLAANEKVGPYVLKMINLIEQLEKLGCTLGKELPQDLIMQSLSDSFSQFIMNFNMNKISFDLYEMLNLLIDYENQIASEKKKEIVMVVGKSSKKNGKVPKRKHLGPKGGMTKPKNKRNKIDQTDAKCFFCKEKGH; via the coding sequence ATGCACGGTGGTCAAAGCAGGACAACTAGATTTCAGTTATCTAAGGCCCTGTTTAGATCCTCACTTGCTGCAAATGAAAAGGTTGGACCCTATGTTCTTAAGATGATTAATCTCATAGAACAACTTGAGAAGTTGGGGTGCACTCTTGGGAAAGAGCTTCCTCAAGATTTGATTATGCAATCACTTTCAGATTCATTTTCacaatttattatgaatttcaaCATGAATAAGATAAGTTTTGACTTGTATGAGATGCTTAATCTGCTAATTGATTATGAGAATCAAATTGCTtctgagaagaagaaagaaattgtCATGGTAGTTGGCAAGAGCTCCAAGAAGAATGGCAAAGTACCAAAAAGGAAGCATCTTGGACCTAAGGGTGGTATGACCAAACCCAAGAACAAAAGGAACAAGATTGACCAAACTGATGCTAAATGTTTCTTCTGTAAGGAGAAAGGTCACTAG